The window TGCGCCTGCTGGGCCATCGCCTGCACCACGACGTCGCTGACGACGCGGGTGCCCTGCTCGCCCTGGTCGCTGAGCACGTCGACGAGACCGGCGGGCAGTTCGAACGACTCCTCGTCACCGTCGGGACCGGTGATCGTGTAGGTTTCCGTCTCTCCCATACGCGCAACTGGCGGTCTGGATATAAGGGTCTGTGGAAAGCGCGCGCGGCGAGCGCACGCGCGCCGCGACGCAGGATCTGGCCCCTCGCCCGGCGGCTACCCGTGCGCCGAGATGGCCTTCACCGAGAAGCCCGAGACCGCGATGCTCGCGAGGTAGATGGCGATCGCCGTGACGACGATCGAGCCGCCGGAGGGGAGGCCGAGGCCGATCGAGACGGCGAAGCCGCCGAGCACCGACAGCTGGCCGAAGATCACGCCGAGGTACGTCGCCTCGCGGAAGCTCCGGGCCACCTGCGAGGCGGCCGCGACGGGGACGACGAGCATGGCGGCGACGAGGATGACGCCGAGCACCTGCATCGCGCCGACGACGACGACGGCGGTCATCACCACGAGCAGCGTGTTGTAGCCGGTGACGTTCAGCTGGGCGACCCGCGCCGCCTGCTCGTCGAAGGTGATGAAGAGGAGCTGCTTGTACGTCAGCGCCACGCCGCCGACGACGAGCAGGGAGAGCGCGCCCATCAGCCGCGCGCCCTCGGCCGTGACGACCGCGAGGTTGCCGAACAGGTACCCCTCGATGTTGATCGCGGTCAGCCCGCGGCCGTAGCTGACGATCAGGGTGCCGACCGCGAAGCTCCCGCTGAGCATGATCGCGATGGGCACGTCGCCGTAGGCGTCGGTGCGCTCGGTGAGCCACTGGACGACCAGCGCCCCCGCGATCGCGACGACGAGCGCGACGAGCAGGAGCGAGCTGCCCCACCCCGTCGAGGCGTTGACGAGGATGCCGATCGCGACCCCCGCGAACGCCGTGTGCGCGAGCGTCTCGCCGATCAGCGCCATCTCCCGGTGGACGAGGAACGAGCCGACGAGCGGAGCGACGACGCCGACGAGCACGCCCACCGCCATCGACTGCCACATGATCGGGTGCCGGAACACGTTCGTGCCGAACGCGGCGTCCATCCCCCGCCCGAGCGAGCGGAACGCGGCGTACAGGTCGCTCGCGACCGGAAGGTCCTGCGCCCAGTAGAGGAGGAGGAATCCGAGCATCCCGGCCGCGACGACGGCCGTGAGCCCGATCCCCGCGAGCTCGGCTCGCCGGCGGAGTCCACGGTCGGGCCGGCCGGGCGCCGGCTCCTCGGCGGGGTCCTCCCTCTCGCCGTCCGGCGTCGCGGTCCCGCTCATCAGTGGTGGTGGTGGACGACCTGTCCGGTCGCGCCGTACGCCTCCGAGAGCGCGTCGCTCTCGACGAACGACTCGGTGTCGCCGTGGTGGTACAGCTCGGTGTTGATACAGGCGATGCGGTTCGCGCGGTCGGTGACGACGCCGATGTCGTGCTCGATGAGGATGATGGTGATCCCGTCGTCGTTCAGCTCGTC is drawn from Halorubrum sp. CBA1229 and contains these coding sequences:
- a CDS encoding metal ABC transporter permease → MSGTATPDGEREDPAEEPAPGRPDRGLRRRAELAGIGLTAVVAAGMLGFLLLYWAQDLPVASDLYAAFRSLGRGMDAAFGTNVFRHPIMWQSMAVGVLVGVVAPLVGSFLVHREMALIGETLAHTAFAGVAIGILVNASTGWGSSLLLVALVVAIAGALVVQWLTERTDAYGDVPIAIMLSGSFAVGTLIVSYGRGLTAINIEGYLFGNLAVVTAEGARLMGALSLLVVGGVALTYKQLLFITFDEQAARVAQLNVTGYNTLLVVMTAVVVVGAMQVLGVILVAAMLVVPVAAASQVARSFREATYLGVIFGQLSVLGGFAVSIGLGLPSGGSIVVTAIAIYLASIAVSGFSVKAISAHG